The following is a genomic window from candidate division KSB1 bacterium.
ACTTTATACGTCAAATTGCTTTCAATATCGATTTTATCATCTGTCTTGCGGACACCTTGCGCGCCCAATTTCGTCTGGCCGAAGGCAAATTTGTATGACGTCGTCCAGTTGGTTTTGGGCAGCTCGTTGGCCGATTTGCCGGTGAGCGACAGCGCATAGGCGAGCGCATTTTCGCCGCCCTGCGCCCAATTGTCATTGAACGACACTTGCGTCAAATTCAAGCCGCCGACCAGGTTGTGGGTCCAGGTTTTTTTAACTCGGGTGGTATCGGGCTGTTGCGCGTTTGCATTGAAACACCATAAACCAAGAATGAGGAAAATAACTTTTCGCATTTTTTTCATCCTTCCAACAATCAAATCAATAGGTGATGGTGCGCGGCAGTTTTGTGGCCTGCTTGATCCAGGCGCTGACCTGCGCCTGGTTGGGCAGTTTGCGAACGAACCTTTTTTCCTCGTTTGCCGCCACCAAATGTTTGTGTAAATTTTCCGCGTTGCACTGTGCCAATTCGGCGACGGTGTCAACGCCCGCGGCTTCCAATAATTCAGCATATTGCCCGCCAACGCCCTTAATCCGCGACAGATCGGCGTGGTTGACCCAGCGCAGAACCAGAGCCTCGCTAATCCCCGATTGCGCTGCGATCTGCTTGCGTCCCTGCGGCATCGCGCCCCGTTTCAGTAAGGCCAGCGTCGATCTGATGCCGGCCTCTTGCAGCTTGCTGGCGTACGCCTCGGCGATGCCTTCGATTTTGAACAAATTTCGCATGTGTTCCTCACCTCCAAAAATCAGACGCAAAAAGGCTCGGCAAAAAATGCCGAGCCCAAAATCCTCCGGAGAACAGAGCCCGAGTCTCCGAATTTGCGTCGCCATCAAGTTGTGGTTTTGTTGGGAATCTTGAGCTTTTGGCCAACTTTGATCAAGTCCGGATTGGTCAAAATGTCCTTGTTGATATTGAAAATTTCCATGTACCGCCTGGCATCGCCGAA
Proteins encoded in this region:
- a CDS encoding DUF4332 domain-containing protein, producing MRNLFKIEGIAEAYASKLQEAGIRSTLALLKRGAMPQGRKQIAAQSGISEALVLRWVNHADLSRIKGVGGQYAELLEAAGVDTVAELAQCNAENLHKHLVAANEEKRFVRKLPNQAQVSAWIKQATKLPRTITY